Genomic segment of Arachis hypogaea cultivar Tifrunner chromosome 11, arahy.Tifrunner.gnm2.J5K5, whole genome shotgun sequence:
TGTTTTTAACAAATctcaaaaagaaataaaaaaaaaccaaaaaataagaCATTCtattttgcattttttctttttttttagtgcactttattttttcttattcttaaatttctatttttttcactatatttttgttttctctttttctatttttttatctataacttttcccttcttattattttctcttttttatgtgcattttatccttttctatcttttttatattttaaattttttattatttttatataaataaaaatttgcatataatttttttatataatattaataattaaaaattattaaataataatttaataaaacatatCAATTGTcaagatatataataattatcaactattaaattcatataaaaataactgcatataaatttatattttttcataacttatatattatatttataaaattttctattttagttctaagaaatttttgaatttttttcacataatttataaattgatttTATAGAATTTAATTTCACATAAATTATGTTaagacttaaaaaaatatatatacacgtAGTGCTAATACAAATTAATGTAGAAGAAAGAAACAAACAATGCAATAGAGGAGTAAAAGAAGAGGAATAAAAGAAGAGGGGAGAGAAAAGGTTGAAAATAGGGATGACAACGGGTCTCCATGGGGCGGGGCCCGCCCCCTGCCCCCCACCTCCAGAAACCCTTCCCGTCCCCGCCCCATCTCCGTGACGGGTAACGGGGACCCCGTCCCCGCCGGATATTAGGATATCCGCGGGATTTGGAGGAATTGAagaaacaaataagaaaaaaatttaaaaagaaaaaaaaatccagtAAACAACAACAATTTCACAAAAATCTCATAATTATGATTCAATTTtgcaataaaaaactaaaaatccaaactttaattccaattttatagTAATAGAATCTAACTCTTatttaaatttatcaattaacaAAATCCAGAACCTAAACATAAACCCAATTTCACATTAATATAatcaaaatcctaaatctaaacccAATTCACATAAATAGATGTCCCAATTTCATATCAATTTCaacaattaaaaatcaaaacaaatgtTAAAACCAGTTTAATCAATTAACAAAAACATCCAACTTATTGCAAGGTGGCCGACCACGGAGACAAAGCATAGTCATCATCATCTTCGCTGAGCAGAGGCGATGCAGAGTCGTGGTGGGAGAGGTGTCATCGGCGTCGTGGAGCAAAAGCGTTGTTGGAGGAAGCTTGTCATCAACGTCGCAGATCTGAGGCTTTGTTGCAAAGCAGAGGTGGAGGCGGCGGTGAAGCTTGCAGCAAGCAGTGAGCAAAGCAGTGAGAAGAAGAGTGAGCGGTGACAGCGATGGAAGAAGGTGAGCGATGGCAGCGACGGAGGAAAGTGAGCGGCGGTAGTGACAGAAGAAGGTGAGAGACTGAGAGTGAGAACGCAGAGAttgagtgagagtgagagtgtgaGAGAGTGAGAGAGGCTCATGTGAGAGAGTGAGAGAGCGGCGCAGGGATAATGGTTTGAGGGGTTAGGGTTTCatcaaagttatatatatatatgagggttatttttgtaattttacaaTCACGGGTAATAAACGGATACCCACGGGACGGGGGCCTCTCCCCTGCCCCCGCCCCATTTATTATACGGGTACCCGTACCCGCCCCCCACAGGGAAAAAATGTCTCCCAAACCTGCTCTCCGGTGGGTAAATTTCCGCGAATATTCGGGCCGGGGATTTTTACCATCCCTAGTTGAAAACATTAATGAGTGTGTTTTAGAATTAACggttctttttaataattaaatctttctaACGGTTTTTTAGAATAATTTCCCTAAAACGAAACATAAAAGAAGTTGGAAAAAAAATCAGTAGTTTTTTTGTAACTTTGTTAGAGACTTAATTATAAGCATTTTTATTTtcctaatatttttcaaaatatataattcaacaATTTGAGAGCAATGTTATCactttttaattacaaaaatattgtttatgtattatatattatattcaaattacccaatattttttaaaaacataattaagtAACTTATGATTGAGATTTGAGAGTAATATCATCACTTCTAATTCAAAATATAGCccatctattatatattattttcaaattacaTGTAATATAAATATTCTtactataaaaaaacaaaataacgaGAAAAGAGagcaattttaaattacataagaaaaaattacaatataaaaTTGAAGGTAGTGATATTACTTTCCcttatgataattaattatttacgcTTTCAATGtgtttaaaattacataaaaatcacgtaaaaagaaaaagtttaaatgatgagaagaattaataatgatgaaaaaagaagcaaaaggaggaaaaatgtttttattttttgcccCGTTCTctttcttgagtctttttctTTCTATCTGAATCTGCCCCGATTCGGCGAATAGGTTTTCATTTCATCTTACTCTCTCCTCCTCTTCTGTGTCTCCACATCCAATCCAAGCAACTAAGAAGGCAGCACCACCGAGGGTTTTTTCCTTCTctgttctctctcttctctctctcagcCTTCGCATCTCACATCGGTTTTTTCTGAATGTGACTCAGATTCATTCACTTCTCCTCACTCAATTTTAGGGCTTTTCTTCTCTCTCCTCCCCCAAAACCCTCACTGTCACCATTCGATTCGCTCTTCAATTCCTCGATCTCACCATGGAGGCTCGAGATTCGTCCACTTCGCCGTCCTCCACCGCCGCCAACCGTGACGCCTCCTCCGTCACAGATGCCGACGATGCCGTCTTCACTGTCGCCGTCGCCCTCGCCAAGGATGCTGCCTTGCATTTTCAGTCTGGCAAGTTCGCTGAGTGCGTCGACGTCTTGAACCAGCTCTTGCAGAAGAAGCAAGACGATCCCAAGGTAGAGTGAATCACTCCTCTTTCCTTTTTTTGTCCATTTCCTATGTATTATCGATGCTGATGCCGCTGAAGTGTTCTCGATTTTATCACTTCCGTGTTACCATTCTATGTGACAAATTCTTGGTGCTTCTAGgcgtttatttattttatcgaTGCTCGATTCTTGTTCTTGTTGCTATCTGTGTTCTGGATTTGATTGTAATTGCGATGCTTCAGCTGATTGATTTGTTGCTTAGATTTTTGTTTCCGTGGAGAGGTGAATCGCGGTTTTGGTACCCTCAGTGAGTGGTAGATAATAGTGAGTCTTGCCTTATGTGGATGGAAATGTGAGTGTGATTTGGTTGAACTGGTTTATATGAAATTCTATGGGTGCCTTAAGTGAAGTATAGACAGTAAGCTCTCGGGATGAAGCTTATTTGGCTGTAAATTTGAATGCAGATGGTTTGAACTGGTATTTGTGGGTTAGATGAGGTAGCCAGTGTCTGAGTAGACTGGATAAGTTGCATTGAGCTGCTTTGGATGGATGCATGGCAAAATGCTGCCTTATGTGATGTAAGGAACCACTAATAAGTAAGAACATTGAACACAGGGTGAATCAACTGGTGAAGGTTCTTATATTTTCAGAGGAAAGTGGGAAACATGTGCTCTGAATCCTATATGGAACATTGAATTTTAATGAATGATTTTGCTGGAAGAGGAATTATGGGATCATTTTCTGTACATGTATGATCTTTTTCATTCCGattcttttgctttttttagTTTCGGTTTTGCTCTAGCATAGAGTGCGACCTGTTTAACAGTGGAAAAGAGATTACTTGTCGCATGTACAACTCTAGGTCAATTTTGTAGAGTAGATTGATCAATGATACTTAAATAAACTTACACATTAATCACAGAATCTTGTGTAAGCCATTGGTTAAGGCCTTGATCACTCTGACAGTTTTATTTTTCTGAACTGTTGAGATTGTAAAATAGTTGCAAACCTTATCATCTGTACAAGTATGTGTTCTTCAGTATCCCATGTTTCCGCCAATATCCCAGTTTTGTTCTTTGCAGTTTCATGAAACTAGATATGTTTTCTCtctgaatatatatatatcacttatTCCTTTATGCATTCACCTAATGGATTGGGTATAATGTATGAACTATGATTAATTTACATGAATAATAACACTGGAGTAAGTTATTCTGCAGAAGTGCCTTTGTGGTAGAAataaaatcatctttatttttcttctttcttttgtagTTTTCTAGAAAGCATGAATTTAATGGTGCTGTCCGCATAGTGCATATCAAGCCTCCCATACAAGTTTACAAATTAAAGTGCTTGATTTTATGGTAATGTTTGTATTATGATAAAATTTGTCATCATCCATGTTCAAACCTTGCAAGCTTTGTGTTCGCAAATCCTTGATATGTCAAGTGGGCAAATCCTTGCAAGCTTTGTGTTCGCCCACCAATCTTTGCGTCTTTATGTTGGTTGTTGGGTATTTGTTGTGTAAGACAATTTTAGTACAAATCCTAATCTTCAAGATTTTGAATCCTAATATTTCAGGTACTTCATAATATTGCAATCACGGAATTCTTCCGTGATGGATGTTCAGACCCCAAAAAGTTGCTTGAAGTACTTAATGGCATCAAGGTATGCTAATCTAAAATtcatctctctatctctctcttaaATTTCTGCAAAATGGAAGttttgcatcttttattattaatttttttttgtgctttataTTCGAGGGAAACCATTTCTTGCCTTCATTATTAGAAAATTGGAAATTGAATGCCATTGACACTGATAGAGAACCAATGGCAGGATTAAAATGCAGATAGACTTAGGTCGTTAATTGACTTTTGTAAACACTAATTGCTAAATAGGCTCTTGGTTTCAGTtactgaatgaatgcttaaaatGTCAGGAGACCAAATTTTATAGAAAGGTTCTCATGATTTTTGATCTGTGAATTTGAATTCTTTGATTGGAATCAGAATGTCAATATGATTTCGATACCAGTAGGACATAGTATAATATAATTCATATGTTGATTCCCACTTCCGCCCCGCAACTTGGTTTCCTTCTCTTGGTGCTTTTACTTACTTATTCATGATATTTACAAAGGAGAAAATTATATATGAAGTGTGACCTGTGTGATAAGGTTGAAAGTTATGAAAAGATGGTGGAGAATGGTTGAATAGGTTTTTCTCATTTAGACATGCTGTTTATGATAATTTGAGTTGCAGCTTGAAGCTTTGGTATGTACTTATTTATGATTTCTGTTcttataccttttttttttttcccttttctctgTTGGGCTTGATTCAGAGAAAAAGTGACGAGCTTGCCCTGGCTTCTGGAGAACAAGGGGAATCAGTTAACAATGTTGGAAATAAAGTTGTTTTGGGATCCAAATCACATCAGTTTTCAGGTGCAAATAGCACCAATACGATGTATGCAGATGAATTCGACTCTTCTGTGGCAATGCTAAATATTGTATGCTCTTTTGCTCCTTGTGTCATTTTGATTTATTTCTCTCACTTGACACTTGTTTTGTTGACGGACATATACTTATGATTTAATATCTTTGTTGATGTTTGATGTGGTTTTGTTCCTTAAATCTCTCTAGGCCATGATCTGGTTCCATCTCCATGACTATGCAAAGACATTATCAGTTTTGGAACCCCTATTTCAAAATATTGAACCCATAGATGAGGTACATCATATATCACGTATTATTTAATGTTACTTGGTTTTCAGAAGGTAGATTGATGTGTTCCTTTGTTTTACTCTGTTTCTTGTTCTCTTGCCTTAAGCAGACAACAGCTCTACATATTTGCCTTCTGCTGCTTGATGCTAGCCTTGCTTGCCATGATGCATCAAAATCAGCTGTAAGTTCTGTGATAATTTCACTAGCTGGTTTACCTTTTGATTTTTGGAAGTTTTGTTACTTAATGCATTGATGTTGACCCGATGATGggttttgaattttcatttaTGCATTATGTATCCCCCCCCTCCCCCTTTTAAGTAGTGTGTGGCCAGTTATTTCTTTGATGAATACATAAATATGGTTTCTTTTTACATAATTTGCAATTAGTTTTTAATCTGACTTTTTCTTTGATTAGTGGAACAATGAGCTCTTTTCCACTGTGATAAGTCATTGTTCTTTCCAAGCTAATGTTGGTCATGGTAGCTGAGTTTCTTGGATGATGATTTGCCAACTTAGtctatttaattacttttatttgtAGAGGTGTTCTTTGTTGGGAATGGCTGAATCTTATCTTCTTTGAGTGTACTTTTTAACTGTCAGATAGAGAAATGCACTTACTGACTGCAGGTTTCCAATACTATAATGATTATATGATATACTTATTTGTTAGGATTTGGATTATCTTATCCTAGCTTCCACCCATAAACCCTTCCAATTTGTGAGAGTTTGGGCAGGTGCAGGAAATTTAAACTGTAGTCTGATATACTTGTTAATGTGGTTGAAGTGAATGGTTAAGATATATAGATAGAACTCGCCTGATTTATGTTATATTATCTGATAAATTATGCTGTAAAACTCTTGTTGTGCATATCCATGGACTCTCCTAGTATCAGCCACTCGTTATCCTAGTTTGTTAGTCAAATGTGTGTTTTCTCCCCATCCCTCCCGTTTAAGCTTCTATATTTGTACATGTGCGCTGTTCTGAACTGGGCTTCATTTGCTTAGGACGTGTTGACTTATCTGGAAAAGGCATTTGGTGTTAGCACCATGAGTCAAGGTGACAATGGGAACTCTGCACAGCAGCAATCTGCAAATACAATGACAAAGTCTACACCTGTTGCCATTAATGCACCTGCTGCTGATGCATCCAGTTCAGATTTGGGGTCAGGTGCTAATGTCTCTGAAAATCATCTATCCAGAGCTCTATCTGAAGATACACTTGATTATGAAGCCATGATGTTGGATATGGGTGGACCAAATTTATCAAGGCCGATGGGTCCAACTTCAAATGATCTTTCAAAGGCTTTGGCTGATAGGTTTTCTACTATTGATTTAAAGCTTAAGTTGCAACTTTACAAGGTTCGGTTTCTGCTGCTGACTAGGAACTTGAAGCTAGCAAAACGTGAAGTCAAGCTAGCAATGAACATTGCACGTGGAAGAGATTCATCCATGGCTCTTCTTTTGAAATCTCAACTTGAATATGCTCGTGGTAACCACCGCAAAGCAATAAAGCTATTGATGGCATCAAGTAATCGGACAGACCCAGCATTTTCTAGCATTTTCAACAACAATATTGGGTGCATATATCATCAGCTTGGCAAATATCAGACGTCCTCATTATTCTTTTCAAAGGCATTAAATAATTGTTCATCCCTGCGGAAGGACCAACCCTCAAAGCTAGCCACTTTTTCCCAGGATAATTCTCTTCTTATCATTTACAATTGCGGTGTGCAGTACTTGGTCAGCGGGAAGCCACTACTTGCTGCTCGCTGTTTCCAAAAGGCAAGTTTGGTGTTTTACAAACAGCCTCTCTTGTGGCTCCGGATCTCAGAATGCTGTCTGATGGCTTTAGAAAAAGGCCTAATTGGATCAAGTCGGGTTTCTTcagagaagttggaagttggaGTTTGTGTTGTAGGGACGGGAAAATGGAGGCAACTTGTTTTGGGAGACCACTTTCCAGTTGGCGGAGATATGGGTTCATCTGAAAGGGACGATTGTCCTAGTGATGATGGACGGCTGAAGTTATCAATGACTCTTGCTCGGCAGTGCCTCTTGAATGCTCTGTACTTGCTGGACTCCAGTATTACAAATTTCGTGAAGTCTGATTTGCCATCGAATTCTTCTGTGGAGGAAACTGATACAAGTGAAGTGTTGTCTTCAAAGAATTCAAATCTTAAGAATTTACATGGCATCGATGCAAAGGCGTTTTCAGTAGCAGTAGGTTTAGGTCAGGTTAATTCAAATGGGGACACAAAAGAACAAAAGGGAGGAGCTGGTCAGGAACTCGTGCAGAACTCCCTTTCCTATTATGAAGAAGTTTGTAGAAGAGAACATCAACTGGTTAAGCAAGCTGTTCTTGCTAATCTGGCGTATGTGGAGCTGGAATTGGACAACCCAGTGAAGGCACTGGCAGTTGCAAAATCTCTCCTAGAACTACCAGAATGTTCCAGAATTTATGTCTTTCTTGGGCATGTTTATGCAGCTGAGGCTCTCTGTTTGCTGAATAGACCAAAGGAAGCTGCCGAACACTTGTCATTTTATTTGTCTGGGGGAAACAATGTTGAATTACCTTTCAGTCAAGAGGACTCTGAGAAATGGCGAGTGGAGAGGACGGTTGAAATTGAAGATTTAAATGGAGGGTCCACAGCAGCGAAGAATTTGTCTTCTGAGCAGACACAAAGTATTGTTTTCCTCAAGCCAGAGGAAGCGCGGGCATCCATTTATGCAAACTTTGCAGCAATGGCTGCAATGCAGGGTGAATTTGAGAAAGCCAGTTTGTTGGTTACACAGGCATTATCCATACTCCCAAACTCCCCAGAAGCCACACTCACTGCAGTTTATGTGGATCTCTTGCTTGGTAAGCCACAGGAAGCCCTAGCCAGATTAAAACGATGTAGCCGCATTAGGTTCCTTCCTAGtggaataaaattgaataaatctTCTTGAGTGTTGTATGCTTGGGTTTATCATTGTGCCTTGCCCATTTGTCAGCGTTAGGTAGCAGGTAGGTTAATCCTTCCATAGCAtttgtaaaatatataaagttCAACTCAGAATAATTTTTTCTTCCCTCTTTTTGAGTTCcttttccttaaaattttcaaatttagggTTCAGTTGTAGGGTGGTGGCTGTGTTTTGATTAGTGCCAGTTTCCCACCTTTAAAACTTGAGGTGTAGATCTGATTCGGGTTGTGTTTTAGAGGCTAATTTAGTTGATATTCAAGAATAGGGGTCATGTACTTATGTTGAGAAAAACTGAAAAGGTGATAATTATTTCGAAATTCCATTTTTAATTCGAGGGGCAGATCTTTCTAATTCTAACTCTCACTATGGATTCTATCAACTTCGTTACTTCAGTTTCTCACTATTTATTGAACCTTGTGTACGGTACGTGAcgcaaattttcatttttttccctaaAGAAAACCATCAGAGAGGCCCCGCTTGCTTCTTCTGTCAGAAAATAAATCTAATGTGATAGATTCGTCGCTCTTGTGATTGAGCACATCACGAAGCAAACGATAAACCTGATTCTTACTTTACATATCCCATTATATTATCAACCTATAAAGTTTATAACTTTCGTATAAGCTTTCATCACTCATTCTGAGTATATAAACTTGGAGAGGGAGAGAATAATCACCGCTGCAACGGTTAAacataacagaaaagtaaaagtcTGAAACTGAATCTAACCAACTAAACTAACCTCGAGATAAACTTGGCTTTTATAATTAAAAGGAATTAATTTGTTTGATATTACAAAAGAATGAGTGGAGACGAAATTAGTTTGACGTAGGGATTGGTATGTGTCTTGGGACGGGGCCGGCAAGGGTTGCAGTGATGAGCTTCAGGAATCACGATCAATCAATATCAATGCTTTATAGGCCTCcatccttttttcctttttttccctcATACATCGAGTTCACGGGTTTCTCACTATACAATGGGGTCACAGGAATCAAAGCTGCTCCATATCTAAGGTGAAGTTCCAAACCCTTCCCTCTAACTATGAGCCAGAGGAAACAACAAACCCAAAACAACATAATGTAGAGATCTGCACAAGATCTGCTTATGTCTGTTGACTTTTTAATCTATCTCCAATGCAAGTTAGTGTTTATTTGAGACAATCAGACAATTCGTATGCCTATGAGTGGACAAAATTCATGCTGTTACGTTGAGCACTTGATACCCCCCTCACTATCGCTATCGCCATcgctattttaattttgatattcatAATAACATGATCAACAAAATGTAGTGCTAACTTTTGTGCTCTAGTAATTAATAATCTATCATTAGGAATTAACTATTATTAGATAAAAAATGGTTTGGATTTGTCCGAAATTAAGTGTTAGAATCCCTCTTCATTATTACGAGACTTTAGAGTTACGCTACGATAGAAAATTCCAATTATGGTGGGGCTAAGATTTTGCTTTCCAACGTGGCCTACTATTACCTGTGATAAAGGATAACTTTTGTACCCATTAAGTGATAATCTTTTCTATTACTACTTTAGACAACAAGTTGGTGCATATATCAacacaatattattatattaataaccgATAACTAATCTAGCTTGTTCATTTTATAGCGTAATTAACGAATTTTAactgttttaattaattaactactaCTTACAATATATAGTGtgtaactaaatcaaaacaagaacatCTCCTAATAATGGAGTTACAGGGATCTCCGTGAAAGAGAAGGAGGGGATAGGGATCTTACATGCATACAGTTAATTGATTGTGATACGAATCCTTACACAGTACTATAGTACTATTTATTCATACGCATGTAGACAACATatattaggggtgtgcatggtcgGGTGAAATCGGGTTTGATGTGACTTAGACTCGATCCAAAATATATATCGGGCCTATTTATTAGATCCGAACCTGGCCCTTAACCTGATGAAACCTATACATTTTTGGGTCACGATTATACCGAgtaaaaatcgggtgaaaacTGAGCCGTTAatattacattaccttgataccttcttataagctagcatgtgaaaatatccaaatttctaagactccaactattatttgacatggtaaaattcacttagaaaaatataacaagaaccaactattctctaaaattaaagcataaccataatcaatactaatattgtctaataacaacaaatatttaaatcaatataaataacacaatattatgcattagtctaaaatcttatgcattttaaacataaaacattaacttatagtcttataataactaataacacaaaatattaaggtctacaatacttaaattccacataagaatatccatcatctatcactaataacacaaaatattaattatgtatgatgaccgggtcaccgggccgatttcgggtgacACGAgtcatggcccggacccgacccaaaataatgaccgagtctatttttgagacccttacccgactcTAGACCTgataaaatcacaccaaaataACCCCTAAAGTATTTGGGACTGGGCTGGTCTTCGGACCGgaccgggccatgcacacccctaacaTATATAATTCCGAATAACAGAAATgacatgtataaataaaaaagaaaaatcagttaTTGAATTAGACATTATATATTTACGTATAAAgatgtgttattttatttttttatatattttatataaataattgatttaatgattaaatttttgtttattaaataaaatttacttGTGGTTTAGGCTTAAGCTAAGGAGTACatgtaaaatgaaaaaaaaaggggaagtTTCAGAACCATAAAGAAGTGAAAAACAATCAAATGATGGGGAATTAAAGGTATGGAAAGTTTTTAAGTATACAGTATATGGGTGTTTTAGTAATCTTTAACGGttgatattaattatttatattatatatattttttataattaaaattaacaataaaaaattattgaaacatCAATATACTTAAAAATTTTACTATATGCATTAGTCTTCTGTTTTAATTCCCAGGCCTACTGTTTCGTGAAACTAGTACAAAATTAAACGTAACAGTGCAACACTTCACTCTCATAGACAAATATAATTCTATGATAAAAAAATtgtagaaagaaaataaa
This window contains:
- the LOC112723310 gene encoding uncharacterized protein isoform X1, which gives rise to MEARDSSTSPSSTAANRDASSVTDADDAVFTVAVALAKDAALHFQSGKFAECVDVLNQLLQKKQDDPKVLHNIAITEFFRDGCSDPKKLLEVLNGIKRKSDELALASGEQGESVNNVGNKVVLGSKSHQFSGANSTNTMYADEFDSSVAMLNIAMIWFHLHDYAKTLSVLEPLFQNIEPIDETTALHICLLLLDASLACHDASKSADVLTYLEKAFGVSTMSQGDNGNSAQQQSANTMTKSTPVAINAPAADASSSDLGSGANVSENHLSRALSEDTLDYEAMMLDMGGPNLSRPMGPTSNDLSKALADRFSTIDLKLKLQLYKVRFLLLTRNLKLAKREVKLAMNIARGRDSSMALLLKSQLEYARGNHRKAIKLLMASSNRTDPAFSSIFNNNIGCIYHQLGKYQTSSLFFSKALNNCSSLRKDQPSKLATFSQDNSLLIIYNCGVQYLVSGKPLLAARCFQKASLVFYKQPLLWLRISECCLMALEKGLIGSSRVSSEKLEVGVCVVGTGKWRQLVLGDHFPVGGDMGSSERDDCPSDDGRLKLSMTLARQCLLNALYLLDSSITNFVKSDLPSNSSVEETDTSEVLSSKNSNLKNLHGIDAKAFSVAVGLGQVNSNGDTKEQKGGAGQELVQNSLSYYEEVCRREHQLVKQAVLANLAYVELELDNPVKALAVAKSLLELPECSRIYVFLGHVYAAEALCLLNRPKEAAEHLSFYLSGGNNVELPFSQEDSEKWRVERTVEIEDLNGGSTAAKNLSSEQTQSIVFLKPEEARASIYANFAAMAAMQGEFEKASLLVTQALSILPNSPEATLTAVYVDLLLGKPQEALARLKRCSRIRFLPSGIKLNKSS
- the LOC112723310 gene encoding uncharacterized protein isoform X2, with product MVLHNIAITEFFRDGCSDPKKLLEVLNGIKRKSDELALASGEQGESVNNVGNKVVLGSKSHQFSGANSTNTMYADEFDSSVAMLNIAMIWFHLHDYAKTLSVLEPLFQNIEPIDETTALHICLLLLDASLACHDASKSADVLTYLEKAFGVSTMSQGDNGNSAQQQSANTMTKSTPVAINAPAADASSSDLGSGANVSENHLSRALSEDTLDYEAMMLDMGGPNLSRPMGPTSNDLSKALADRFSTIDLKLKLQLYKVRFLLLTRNLKLAKREVKLAMNIARGRDSSMALLLKSQLEYARGNHRKAIKLLMASSNRTDPAFSSIFNNNIGCIYHQLGKYQTSSLFFSKALNNCSSLRKDQPSKLATFSQDNSLLIIYNCGVQYLVSGKPLLAARCFQKASLVFYKQPLLWLRISECCLMALEKGLIGSSRVSSEKLEVGVCVVGTGKWRQLVLGDHFPVGGDMGSSERDDCPSDDGRLKLSMTLARQCLLNALYLLDSSITNFVKSDLPSNSSVEETDTSEVLSSKNSNLKNLHGIDAKAFSVAVGLGQVNSNGDTKEQKGGAGQELVQNSLSYYEEVCRREHQLVKQAVLANLAYVELELDNPVKALAVAKSLLELPECSRIYVFLGHVYAAEALCLLNRPKEAAEHLSFYLSGGNNVELPFSQEDSEKWRVERTVEIEDLNGGSTAAKNLSSEQTQSIVFLKPEEARASIYANFAAMAAMQGEFEKASLLVTQALSILPNSPEATLTAVYVDLLLGKPQEALARLKRCSRIRFLPSGIKLNKSS